The Thermoproteales archaeon genome includes the window TTTTAACTATACCTCCTAAATTATTATTGAGAATTTTTGCCCTTACTATGAAGCTGGAACTTGGCAGTATCTTGAAATTTACGTTTTCAGCGTTTAGAACTGAGATGACTTCGCTTCTTGAAAGTTCGTAATTCCTGCCTGTTAAAAGAAAAACAAGTACTCTACTTTTCTTCTGCTTCATAATTTTCCTCTATAGGTTCTCTTGCGCCGGTTGATGTTTCGAGTTTTTTCTTAGTAACAAAGAAGCTTGCAGATAAAACAGCTACCATAAGTGAGAAAACGGTCCAGTATATTACCGCCTCTATATTTTCCTCTCCTTTTAGCAAGCGGGCTACTTCCACTAAAACCTGTCTAAATAGGATGGTAAAAATCAATAAAACATACTCGCTCCATCGACTGGCTCGATTAGATATTAAATTATCTGCTATATGTCCAGCTATAATTAATGAAGCGGCGATGACTAATAGATCTACTACGTATACTTGCCCGCCGACAGTTGCTAGTAAAAACCAACCTATTGCCTCGGTGATGCTTTCTATATTGCTGTTAATAACTGTGTTCACGCCTAGTGCTGATGCTATTGATATTAGAGCAAGACCAGCTATAAAAGATAAAAACATTATAGGGCTATGAGCATATAGATGCTTTATTTTTTCATCTAAAGCAAAGCCC containing:
- a CDS encoding DUF373 family protein, with translation FVLILRYLEKLVKEEKYRKYSLGLPGLLIILITIMSYTVPQYIWPLIITTLGGILSIKGFALDEKIKHLYAHSPIMFLSFIAGLALISIASALGVNTVINSNIESITEAIGWFLLATVGGQVYVVDLLVIAASLIIAGHIADNLISNRASRWSEYVLLIFTILFRQVLVEVARLLKGEENIEAVIYWTVFSLMVAVLSASFFVTKKKLETSTGAREPIEENYEAEEK